One part of the Mesorhizobium sp. M4B.F.Ca.ET.058.02.1.1 genome encodes these proteins:
- a CDS encoding CDP-alcohol phosphatidyltransferase family protein, which produces MTIPNMITIMRLLLVPAVVLAMLQARWDWAFAGFLIAGVSDGVDGFIARRYNQVSKLGAYLDPMADKLLLVSVFVVMGFIGQLPLWLVVTMVSRDALIVCAVLLSSVMAHPVEVKPLFVSKANTAIQIVLAAVVLGELAFSIHPDPLRPALILLSGVLTVASAAAYLVAWLRHMSGYGEGSKPGT; this is translated from the coding sequence TTGACCATCCCCAACATGATCACGATCATGCGCCTGCTGCTGGTGCCCGCCGTGGTGTTGGCGATGCTGCAAGCGCGTTGGGACTGGGCCTTTGCCGGCTTCCTCATCGCCGGCGTCTCCGATGGCGTCGACGGCTTCATCGCCCGCCGCTACAACCAGGTTTCGAAGCTCGGCGCCTATCTCGACCCGATGGCCGACAAGCTCTTGCTGGTCTCGGTGTTCGTGGTCATGGGCTTCATCGGACAATTGCCGCTGTGGCTGGTCGTCACCATGGTCTCGCGCGACGCGCTGATCGTTTGCGCGGTGCTTTTGTCTTCAGTGATGGCGCATCCGGTCGAGGTGAAACCGCTCTTTGTGTCGAAGGCCAACACCGCAATCCAGATCGTGCTGGCGGCGGTGGTGCTGGGTGAACTGGCGTTTTCCATCCACCCCGATCCGTTGCGGCCGGCGCTCATATTACTGTCCGGGGTCTTGACCGTGGCTTCGGCCGCGGCCTATCTCGTGGCCTGGCTGAGGCACATGAGCGGCTATGGCGAAGGCTCCAAACCGGGCACCTGA
- the purM gene encoding phosphoribosylformylglycinamidine cyclo-ligase, protein MTKRDTAERKNGLTYAEAGVDIDAGNLMVEKIKPLVRATRRPGADGEIGGFGGLFDLKAAGFTDPVLVAANDGVGTKLKIAIDAGKHDTIGIDLVAMCVNDIVVQGAEPLFFLDYFATGKLDPDQGASIVGGIAVGCRQAGCALIGGETAEMPGMYHGKDYDLAGFAVGAAERGQLLPTDDIVEGDVLLGLASSGLHSNGYSLVRRIVASSGLAWSDPAPFNDEATLAEALLEPTRIYVKSILKAIRNTHGIKALAHITGGGFPENIPRVLPKDFSAELDLNAIDVPPVFAWLAKTGGVAPEEMMRTFNCGIGMILAVASGQAAQVAAVLQEAGETVTPIGRIVPRRDAGVIYRGSIGL, encoded by the coding sequence ATGACCAAGCGCGATACAGCCGAGCGCAAGAACGGGCTCACCTATGCCGAAGCGGGTGTCGACATCGATGCCGGCAATCTGATGGTCGAGAAGATCAAGCCGCTGGTGCGCGCGACGCGCCGGCCGGGCGCCGATGGCGAGATCGGCGGCTTCGGCGGCCTGTTCGATCTCAAGGCCGCCGGCTTCACCGATCCGGTACTGGTCGCGGCCAATGACGGCGTCGGCACCAAGCTCAAGATCGCCATCGATGCCGGCAAGCACGACACGATCGGCATCGACCTTGTCGCCATGTGCGTCAACGACATCGTCGTGCAGGGCGCCGAGCCGCTGTTCTTCCTCGACTATTTCGCCACCGGCAAGCTCGACCCCGACCAGGGCGCATCGATCGTCGGCGGCATCGCCGTGGGCTGCCGGCAGGCCGGCTGCGCGCTGATCGGCGGCGAGACGGCCGAGATGCCCGGCATGTACCACGGCAAGGACTACGACCTCGCCGGCTTTGCCGTGGGCGCGGCCGAACGTGGCCAGTTGCTGCCCACCGACGACATCGTCGAGGGCGACGTGCTCTTGGGCCTTGCCTCCTCCGGCCTTCATTCCAACGGCTATTCGCTCGTGCGCCGCATCGTGGCTAGCAGCGGCCTTGCCTGGAGCGACCCGGCGCCGTTCAACGACGAGGCGACGCTTGCCGAAGCGCTGCTCGAGCCGACGCGCATCTATGTGAAGTCGATCCTCAAGGCCATCCGCAACACGCATGGCATCAAGGCGCTCGCCCACATCACCGGCGGCGGCTTTCCGGAGAACATTCCGCGCGTGCTGCCCAAGGATTTTTCCGCCGAGCTCGACCTCAACGCCATCGACGTGCCGCCGGTGTTCGCCTGGCTGGCCAAGACCGGCGGTGTCGCGCCGGAAGAGATGATGCGCACCTTCAACTGCGGCATCGGCATGATCCTCGCCGTGGCCTCCGGCCAGGCGGCGCAAGTGGCCGCCGTGCTGCAGGAGGCCGGCGAGACGGTGACCCCTATCGGCCGCATCGTGCCGCGCCGCGACGCCGGCGTCATTTACCGGGGCTCGATCGGCCTATGA
- the purN gene encoding phosphoribosylglycinamide formyltransferase gives MSRKRTVVLISGRGSNMTALIAAASDPAYPAEIVGVISDRANAAGLAIAAARGIPTKVIQRSDYGSKEAHDGAIDAALAGFGAEIVALAGYMRILGARFVEKWLGRMVNIHPALLPAFKGLDTHARALRAGVRIHGCSVHFVTLDMDDGPIIAQAAVPVMVGDNEDTLAARVLKAEHRLYPLALGLVAEGKARMQNGHTVLAHFADDAENGSSVVMAPDPLREESDLEQLARITP, from the coding sequence ATGAGCAGGAAACGCACCGTCGTTCTGATCTCCGGGCGCGGCTCCAACATGACGGCGCTGATCGCGGCGGCGAGCGATCCGGCCTACCCGGCCGAGATCGTCGGCGTCATCTCCGACCGGGCCAACGCCGCCGGCCTCGCCATCGCCGCCGCGCGCGGCATTCCCACCAAGGTGATCCAGCGCTCGGATTATGGCAGCAAGGAAGCGCATGACGGAGCGATCGATGCGGCGCTTGCCGGCTTCGGCGCCGAGATCGTCGCGCTGGCCGGCTATATGCGCATCCTGGGCGCCCGCTTTGTCGAGAAATGGCTAGGACGGATGGTCAACATCCACCCTGCCCTCCTGCCCGCCTTCAAGGGGCTGGACACGCATGCTCGCGCCCTGCGCGCCGGCGTTCGCATCCATGGCTGCTCGGTGCATTTCGTCACCCTCGACATGGATGACGGCCCGATCATCGCTCAGGCCGCCGTGCCGGTGATGGTCGGCGACAATGAGGACACGCTCGCCGCCCGCGTGCTCAAGGCCGAGCACCGGCTCTACCCGCTGGCGCTGGGGCTGGTCGCCGAAGGCAAGGCACGCATGCAGAACGGCCACACCGTGCTCGCCCACTTCGCCGACGATGCCGAAAACGGCAGTTCCGTGGTAATGGCGCCCGACCCGCTGCGCGAGGAAAGCGATCTCGAACAGCTGGCGCGGATCACGCCTTGA
- a CDS encoding histidine phosphatase family protein, translating to MATRQLLILRHAKSSWDDPKLADFDRPLGPRGLKTAPLIGRELSRRGWLPDLALVSAALRTRDTWRLVAAELPKSAAAEFTDALYEAAAVDVLAVVRKADAASLLVLGHNPGLEDFARRLAGSGSDARALRKLEEKFPTAALARFVFKGDWADLGFGGARLTHCIRPKELG from the coding sequence ATGGCGACAAGACAACTCCTCATCCTGCGCCACGCCAAGTCGAGCTGGGACGATCCCAAGCTTGCCGATTTCGACCGGCCGCTCGGCCCGCGCGGTCTGAAGACGGCGCCGCTGATTGGGCGCGAGCTTTCCCGGCGCGGCTGGCTGCCTGACCTGGCGCTGGTGTCGGCCGCGCTGCGCACCCGCGACACATGGCGGCTGGTCGCGGCCGAATTGCCGAAGAGCGCTGCGGCGGAATTCACGGATGCGCTGTACGAGGCGGCGGCGGTGGATGTGCTGGCCGTCGTGCGCAAGGCCGATGCGGCCAGCCTTTTGGTGCTCGGCCACAATCCCGGGCTCGAGGACTTCGCGCGGCGGCTCGCGGGTTCGGGGTCGGATGCCCGCGCGCTGCGGAAGCTCGAGGAGAAATTCCCGACGGCGGCATTGGCCCGGTTTGTCTTCAAGGGAGACTGGGCGGATCTCGGCTTCGGCGGCGCGCGGCTGACGCATTGCATCAGGCCGAAGGAGTTGGGGTAG
- a CDS encoding DUF680 domain-containing protein produces MTKIALTAAAFLVATGSAFAGSDHYGSNNVNQPAVTQPAANVDITTTASIRKPVEHGKTTSEVAQPESGQGIWGR; encoded by the coding sequence ATGACCAAGATCGCTCTCACCGCCGCCGCCTTCCTCGTTGCCACGGGCAGCGCCTTCGCCGGCAGTGACCATTATGGTTCGAACAACGTCAACCAGCCGGCCGTCACCCAGCCTGCCGCCAATGTCGACATCACGACCACGGCGTCGATCCGCAAGCCGGTCGAGCATGGCAAGACCACCTCCGAAGTCGCCCAGCCTGAATCCGGCCAAGGCATCTGGGGCCGTTAA
- a CDS encoding response regulator, with the protein MRLLLVEDNRELADWLGKTLRQANYVVDIVHDGEDVEHALAAGDHALVILDLALPRMGGLDVLRMLRARGNRVPVIVLTANASLDGRVKGLNEGADDYLAKPFQVEELEARIRVQLRRVNDRTAPVVACGDLVFDTNTRLFSLAGETLALTPREHAVLEQLMVKAGRTVSKAALSSAIFDFETDADPSAIEIYVHRLRKKIEGSRVQIATLRGLGYLLRDAG; encoded by the coding sequence ATGCGGCTGCTGCTTGTCGAAGACAATCGCGAACTGGCTGATTGGTTGGGCAAGACGCTGCGCCAGGCCAATTATGTCGTCGACATCGTCCATGACGGCGAGGATGTCGAGCATGCGCTTGCCGCCGGCGACCATGCGCTGGTGATTCTTGACCTTGCGCTGCCGCGCATGGGCGGCCTGGACGTGCTGCGCATGCTCAGGGCGCGCGGCAACCGGGTGCCGGTGATCGTGCTGACCGCGAACGCCAGCCTCGACGGGCGCGTCAAGGGCCTGAACGAAGGGGCCGATGACTATCTGGCCAAACCGTTCCAGGTCGAGGAGTTGGAGGCGCGCATCCGCGTCCAGTTGCGGCGCGTCAACGACCGGACCGCGCCTGTCGTTGCCTGCGGCGATCTCGTCTTCGACACCAACACGCGGCTGTTTTCGCTGGCCGGCGAGACCCTGGCGCTGACGCCGCGCGAGCACGCCGTGCTGGAGCAGCTGATGGTCAAGGCGGGACGCACGGTGAGCAAGGCGGCGCTCTCGTCGGCGATCTTTGATTTCGAAACAGACGCCGACCCCAGCGCCATCGAGATCTATGTGCATCGCCTGCGCAAGAAGATCGAGGGTTCGCGCGTTCAGATCGCCACGCTGCGTGGCCTTGGCTATCTGCTGCGCGATGCCGGTTAG
- a CDS encoding sensor histidine kinase: MPVSSLRLQLLAWVVLPLAGLATINLWTSHRNALATADLVTDRMLVGSARAIAEQVAIVDGVLDATVPPAAIEMFDTGDRDSVYYRVETAGGRLLTGYPDLPEAQDRPSLEATYRDRTLRLLTFSHAVIGAGADSPISVTVGVTLAGHDAMARHLWFNAFAQQLMLVAIAGVFVLLGLRRGLAPLIRLRDAVRSPARSDLDPIEVTGAQSEIRPLIDALNAYMERVRGQMAAQRRFIANAAHQLRTPLALLSTQASYALRESAADQRQEALVALQASSGRLARLAEQLLTLSRAEPGSRRPRADRIDLTEAARHVLETQAPAALARNVDLGLDESGPVPVVGDGTMLREMIVNLVDNALRYTPAGGTVTVRLAAIDGEAVLTVTDDGPGIPADEREHVFERFYRLADATEEGSGLGLAIVREVAENAGGRVTLADGAAAGLVVEVRLPLA, from the coding sequence ATGCCGGTTAGCAGCCTCCGCCTGCAGCTGCTTGCCTGGGTGGTGCTGCCGCTCGCCGGGCTCGCCACCATTAATTTGTGGACCAGCCATCGCAACGCGCTGGCGACCGCCGACCTGGTGACGGATCGCATGCTGGTGGGTTCGGCGCGCGCCATCGCCGAACAGGTCGCAATCGTCGACGGCGTGCTCGACGCCACTGTGCCGCCGGCAGCGATCGAGATGTTCGACACCGGCGACCGCGACAGCGTCTACTATCGTGTCGAGACCGCGGGCGGACGGCTGCTGACCGGTTATCCCGACCTGCCCGAGGCGCAGGATCGCCCGAGCCTGGAAGCGACCTATCGCGACCGCACGTTGCGGCTGCTGACCTTCAGCCATGCGGTGATCGGCGCCGGCGCGGACTCGCCGATTTCCGTCACCGTCGGCGTCACGCTTGCCGGACACGATGCGATGGCACGGCATTTGTGGTTCAACGCTTTTGCCCAGCAGCTGATGCTGGTGGCGATTGCCGGCGTCTTCGTGCTGCTCGGCTTGCGCCGCGGCCTGGCGCCGCTGATCAGGCTGCGTGATGCCGTGCGTTCGCCGGCTCGCAGCGACCTCGATCCGATCGAAGTCACTGGCGCGCAGAGCGAGATCCGGCCGCTGATCGACGCGCTCAACGCCTATATGGAGCGAGTGCGGGGGCAGATGGCGGCGCAGCGGCGCTTCATCGCCAATGCCGCGCACCAGTTGCGCACGCCGCTGGCGCTGCTGTCGACGCAGGCGAGCTACGCGCTGCGCGAAAGTGCGGCCGATCAGCGCCAGGAGGCGCTGGTGGCGCTGCAGGCCAGTTCCGGCCGGCTGGCGCGGCTGGCCGAACAGCTCTTGACCCTGTCGCGGGCCGAGCCTGGAAGCCGGCGGCCGCGCGCCGATCGCATCGACCTGACGGAAGCCGCCCGCCATGTGCTGGAGACGCAAGCGCCGGCAGCGCTTGCGCGCAACGTCGATCTCGGGCTCGACGAAAGCGGGCCGGTGCCAGTGGTCGGCGACGGCACCATGCTGCGCGAGATGATCGTCAACCTGGTCGACAACGCGCTGCGCTACACGCCGGCTGGCGGCACCGTCACCGTCAGACTGGCCGCCATCGATGGCGAAGCGGTGCTGACGGTCACCGACGACGGGCCGGGCATCCCGGCGGACGAGCGAGAGCATGTCTTCGAGCGCTTCTACCGCCTCGCCGACGCAACCGAGGAAGGCAGCGGCCTTGGCCTCGCCATCGTACGCGAGGTGGCCGAAAATGCCGGTGGCCGCGTCACCCTCGCGGATGGCGCGGCCGCCGGCCTGGTGGTCGAGGTGCGGCTGCCCCTGGCCTAG
- a CDS encoding ABC transporter permease, giving the protein MTAISPTVDRAAARNTSIAVAEARARVRLRRRHALVIGLRLAILVVFLGLWELGADYNIIDPFFFASPSGIWQQIWSWVTEGTSQGPLWLQIYVTLEETFLGFVIGAVGGIAAGIILGRNRLLADVFSIYIKIANSVPRVVLGSVFIIALGLGMASKVALAVVMVFFVVFANAFQGVREADRSMIANAQILGASPFQITTSVIIPSAMSWILASLHVSFGFALVGAVVGEFLGAKQGMGLLISTAQGAFNANGVFAAMIILAVMALVVEFIITRFEDYVVKWRPASFNEQGT; this is encoded by the coding sequence ATGACCGCCATCTCTCCCACCGTTGACCGGGCCGCTGCCCGCAATACCTCCATCGCCGTCGCCGAAGCCCGGGCAAGGGTGCGGCTGCGACGCCGCCATGCACTGGTCATCGGCCTGCGCTTGGCTATCCTGGTCGTCTTCCTCGGCCTGTGGGAACTCGGCGCCGACTACAACATCATCGATCCATTCTTCTTCGCCAGCCCGTCCGGCATCTGGCAGCAGATCTGGTCGTGGGTCACCGAAGGCACCTCGCAAGGCCCGCTCTGGCTGCAGATTTATGTGACGCTGGAAGAAACATTCCTCGGCTTCGTCATCGGCGCTGTAGGCGGCATCGCTGCCGGCATCATACTTGGCCGCAACCGGCTGCTGGCCGACGTCTTTTCGATCTACATCAAGATCGCCAACTCGGTGCCGCGCGTGGTGCTGGGCTCGGTGTTCATCATCGCGCTCGGCCTCGGCATGGCCTCCAAGGTCGCGCTCGCCGTGGTGATGGTGTTCTTCGTCGTCTTCGCCAACGCCTTCCAGGGCGTGCGCGAGGCGGACCGGTCGATGATCGCCAACGCACAGATCCTCGGTGCTTCGCCGTTCCAGATCACCACCTCGGTCATCATTCCGTCGGCGATGAGCTGGATCCTGGCCAGCCTGCATGTCAGCTTCGGCTTCGCGCTGGTCGGCGCCGTGGTCGGCGAATTCCTCGGCGCCAAGCAAGGCATGGGCCTGCTGATCTCGACGGCGCAGGGCGCCTTCAACGCCAATGGCGTGTTCGCGGCGATGATCATCCTGGCGGTGATGGCGCTTGTGGTGGAGTTCATCATCACCCGCTTCGAGGACTATGTCGTCAAATGGCGCCCGGCCTCGTTCAACGAGCAGGGGACATGA
- a CDS encoding ABC transporter ATP-binding protein, whose product MQLQSMAAEKLSPAAPPSDAAIAIDDVTLRFVTPDGHMMTAIRDFTMTVARGEFACVVGPTGCGKSTTLNLVTGLLRPTTGNVRVMGKPVTEISRDIGFVFQADALFPWRSVIDNVAAGPLYRGVSKARAYERARDWIGRVGLGRFEKHYPHQLSGGMRKRVALAQTFINQPKILLMDEPFSALDMQTRTAMQDELLDLWSEQKSSVVFVTHDLEEAVALADKVYVLTAGPGTVKSVYRIDLPRPRVMADIRYDPKFVEIAKVIWNDLREEVQLGQSRSLQTGH is encoded by the coding sequence ATGCAACTGCAATCCATGGCGGCCGAGAAGCTGTCTCCGGCCGCGCCGCCGTCCGATGCCGCGATCGCCATTGATGACGTGACGCTTCGCTTCGTCACGCCCGACGGCCACATGATGACGGCGATCCGCGATTTCACCATGACGGTCGCGCGCGGCGAGTTCGCCTGTGTCGTCGGGCCGACCGGCTGCGGCAAGTCGACAACGCTCAACCTCGTCACCGGCCTGCTCAGGCCGACGACCGGCAATGTCCGCGTCATGGGCAAGCCCGTCACCGAGATCAGCCGCGACATAGGCTTCGTCTTCCAGGCCGATGCGCTGTTTCCGTGGCGCAGCGTCATCGACAATGTCGCCGCCGGCCCGCTCTATCGCGGCGTGTCCAAGGCGCGGGCCTATGAACGGGCGCGTGACTGGATCGGCCGCGTCGGCCTTGGCCGTTTCGAAAAGCACTATCCGCATCAGCTCTCGGGTGGCATGCGCAAGCGCGTCGCGCTGGCCCAGACCTTCATCAACCAGCCCAAGATTCTTTTGATGGACGAGCCGTTCAGCGCGCTGGACATGCAGACCCGCACCGCCATGCAGGACGAACTGCTTGACCTGTGGTCGGAGCAGAAATCCTCGGTCGTCTTCGTCACGCACGACCTCGAGGAGGCGGTGGCGCTGGCCGACAAGGTCTATGTGCTGACGGCGGGGCCGGGCACGGTCAAGAGCGTCTACCGCATCGACCTGCCGCGCCCGCGCGTCATGGCCGACATCCGCTATGACCCGAAATTCGTTGAGATCGCCAAAGTGATCTGGAACGACCTTCGCGAGGAAGTGCAGCTCGGCCAGAGCCGCAGCCTGCAGACCGGCCATTAG
- a CDS encoding ABC transporter substrate-binding protein, which yields MTGFISKCALRSAALTLAIVATGATAASAADKITIIVGGMEKQIYLPAVLTQQLGYFKDEGLDVELVNSRAGVEAENELLAGAVQGVVGFYDHTVDLQSKGKYIQSIVQFSQAPGEVELVSAKHPEIKSPAEFKGATLGVTGLGSSTDFLTQYLAVRNGLKPGDYTLLPVGAGNTFIAAVKQDQIQAGMTTEPTIAKLLKTGEASILVDMRTPEKTKEALGGPYPAASFYVQSAWIESHKEEAQKLANAFVKTMKFIATHSAEEIADKMPKDYYAGNRDLYVQGLAGGKAMFTPDGRMPADGPPTVLKVLSTFSKSLQGKEIDLSKTYTTAFVDAAK from the coding sequence GTGACTGGTTTCATCTCGAAGTGCGCCTTGCGTTCAGCGGCGCTGACGCTTGCCATTGTCGCCACGGGCGCCACGGCGGCATCAGCGGCCGACAAGATCACCATTATCGTCGGCGGCATGGAAAAGCAGATCTATCTGCCGGCCGTGCTCACCCAGCAGCTCGGTTACTTCAAGGACGAGGGGCTCGATGTCGAGTTGGTCAACTCGCGCGCCGGCGTCGAAGCCGAGAATGAATTGCTGGCGGGCGCCGTGCAGGGCGTCGTCGGCTTCTACGACCACACCGTCGATCTGCAGTCGAAGGGCAAGTACATCCAGTCGATCGTGCAGTTCAGCCAGGCGCCGGGCGAGGTCGAGCTGGTGTCGGCCAAGCACCCCGAGATCAAGTCGCCGGCCGAGTTCAAGGGCGCGACCCTCGGCGTCACCGGCCTCGGCTCGTCGACCGATTTCCTGACCCAGTACCTGGCCGTGCGCAACGGCCTGAAGCCGGGTGACTACACGCTGCTGCCAGTCGGCGCCGGCAACACCTTCATCGCCGCCGTCAAGCAGGACCAGATCCAGGCCGGCATGACCACCGAGCCGACCATTGCCAAGCTGCTCAAGACCGGCGAGGCCAGCATCCTCGTCGACATGCGTACGCCGGAAAAGACCAAGGAAGCGCTGGGCGGACCCTATCCGGCGGCGTCCTTCTACGTACAGTCGGCCTGGATCGAGAGCCACAAGGAGGAGGCGCAGAAGCTCGCCAATGCCTTCGTCAAGACGATGAAATTCATCGCCACCCATTCGGCCGAAGAGATCGCCGACAAGATGCCGAAGGACTATTACGCCGGTAACAGGGACCTCTACGTCCAGGGGCTGGCCGGCGGCAAGGCGATGTTCACGCCGGACGGCCGCATGCCGGCCGACGGCCCGCCAACCGTGCTTAAGGTTCTCTCGACCTTCTCCAAGAGCCTGCAGGGCAAAGAGATCGACCTGTCGAAGACCTACACCACGGCATTCGTCGACGCCGCCAAATAG